The proteins below are encoded in one region of Sedimentibacter sp. zth1:
- the uvrA gene encoding excinuclease ABC subunit UvrA, translating to MDKIIVKGAKEHNLKNVDIELPRDKFIVFTGLSGSGKTSLAFDTIYAEGQRRYVESLSSYARQFLGQMDKPNVEYIEGLSPAISIDQKTTNRNPRSTVGTVTEIYDYLRLLYARIGTPYCPNCGKEITSQTVDQIIDKIIELPEKTKLQILAPVVRGEKGTHKKLIETVKKDGYVRVRIDGELYDLDDNINLSKTKKHNIEVVIDRIIIKEGIEKRLADSVETALKLAEGLVLIDVIDKEEMLMSTNFACIDCGIGFGEITPRMFSFNNPFGMCKPCLGLGVKKEIDVDLIIPDWNKTIAQRAIVPFGADEEGYYFQIFKAIADYHKFDISKPLSEAPQEFIDEILYGTNGRELTIKFVSKFQGERTHVRDFEGVVNNLERRYIETKSPDMQAWIEGFMNDTPCPHCHGARLNNISLSVKVGGKNIYEVTNLSIIKLLEFLDNLVLSPKQEFIGRQILKEIKERTSFLRDVGLKYLTLSRNASTLSGGESQRIRLATQIGSSLVGVLYVLDEPSIGLHQRDNAKLIKTLRNLTNLGNTLIVVEHDEETMESADYILDMGPGAGINGGEVIAFGTFDDIKKCEKSITGQYLSGKKKIDVPEVRRELGDRFVEIKGAKENNLKNIDVKIPLGGLVCITGVSGSGKSTLVNQILLKGLHQKLSKTKVRTGKYDEILGIENIDKVISIDQSPIGRTPRSNPATYTGAFDYIRDVFAMTNEAKTRGYKKGRFSFNVKGGRCEACRGDGIVKIAMHFLPDVYVPCDVCKGKRYSRETLEVKYKGKSISDVLDMTVEEALSFFENIPKIKNKLQTMYDVGLSYIKLGQPSTELSGGEAQRIKLAFELSKRATGKTLYMLDEPTTGLHVADIHKLIEVINKLVETGNTVLVIEHNLDVIKVADYIIDLGPEGGDGGGQVIATGTPEEVTKVKESYTGQYLKKYLN from the coding sequence ATGGATAAAATTATAGTTAAGGGAGCAAAAGAACATAATTTAAAAAATGTTGATATTGAACTTCCAAGAGATAAATTTATAGTGTTTACAGGATTAAGTGGTTCAGGAAAAACTTCACTTGCCTTTGATACTATATATGCAGAAGGACAGAGAAGGTATGTAGAAAGCTTATCTTCATATGCCAGACAGTTTTTAGGTCAAATGGATAAGCCTAACGTGGAGTATATAGAAGGGTTATCTCCAGCTATATCGATAGATCAGAAAACTACTAATAGAAACCCTCGCTCTACCGTTGGAACTGTAACAGAAATATATGATTATTTGAGATTATTGTATGCACGTATTGGTACTCCGTATTGTCCAAACTGTGGCAAGGAGATAACATCTCAGACAGTAGACCAAATTATAGATAAAATTATAGAGCTGCCTGAAAAAACCAAGCTACAAATACTCGCTCCAGTTGTTAGAGGAGAAAAAGGAACACATAAAAAGCTTATAGAAACCGTAAAAAAAGACGGGTATGTTAGGGTAAGAATAGATGGTGAGCTATATGATTTAGATGATAATATAAATTTATCTAAAACTAAAAAACACAATATAGAAGTTGTTATTGATAGAATTATTATAAAAGAAGGAATAGAAAAAAGACTTGCGGATTCAGTTGAAACAGCATTGAAGTTAGCAGAAGGTTTAGTGCTAATAGATGTAATTGATAAAGAAGAAATGCTTATGAGTACAAACTTTGCTTGTATTGATTGTGGTATCGGATTCGGGGAGATTACACCAAGAATGTTTTCTTTTAATAATCCTTTTGGAATGTGTAAACCATGTTTAGGACTTGGAGTGAAGAAAGAAATAGATGTAGATTTAATAATTCCAGATTGGAATAAAACTATTGCACAAAGAGCTATAGTGCCATTTGGAGCAGATGAAGAAGGGTACTATTTTCAAATATTTAAAGCTATTGCAGATTATCACAAATTTGATATAAGTAAACCCCTTAGTGAGGCACCACAAGAATTTATAGACGAAATATTGTATGGTACAAATGGTAGAGAATTAACTATTAAATTTGTGAGTAAATTTCAAGGTGAAAGAACTCACGTTAGGGATTTTGAAGGTGTAGTTAACAATCTTGAGAGAAGATATATTGAAACAAAGTCACCTGATATGCAAGCATGGATAGAAGGCTTTATGAATGATACACCATGCCCACATTGTCATGGGGCTAGACTTAATAACATTAGCTTATCAGTTAAAGTTGGAGGAAAAAATATTTATGAAGTAACTAATTTATCTATAATAAAGTTACTGGAATTTTTAGACAACTTAGTTTTATCTCCTAAACAGGAATTCATAGGTCGTCAAATATTAAAAGAAATAAAAGAGCGTACGAGTTTCTTAAGAGATGTAGGACTTAAATATTTAACTCTTAGTAGAAATGCAAGTACTCTTTCAGGAGGAGAATCACAGCGTATAAGGTTAGCAACACAAATAGGTTCTAGTTTAGTAGGTGTTTTATATGTATTAGATGAGCCAAGTATAGGACTTCATCAAAGAGATAATGCAAAGCTTATAAAAACACTTAGAAATCTTACTAATTTAGGCAATACATTAATTGTTGTTGAACACGATGAAGAAACTATGGAGAGTGCAGATTATATACTTGACATGGGACCTGGAGCAGGTATTAACGGTGGAGAAGTAATAGCATTTGGAACATTTGATGATATCAAAAAATGTGAAAAATCCATCACTGGTCAATATTTAAGTGGTAAGAAAAAAATTGATGTTCCAGAAGTGAGAAGAGAACTTGGAGATAGATTTGTTGAAATTAAGGGTGCTAAAGAAAACAACTTAAAAAATATAGATGTAAAAATACCACTAGGTGGACTTGTTTGTATAACAGGAGTTTCAGGTTCTGGTAAGAGTACACTTGTAAATCAAATACTATTAAAAGGATTACATCAAAAGTTAAGTAAAACTAAGGTTAGAACAGGTAAATATGACGAAATTTTAGGTATAGAAAATATTGATAAGGTTATAAGTATAGACCAATCTCCTATTGGAAGAACTCCTCGCTCAAATCCTGCTACTTATACTGGGGCATTTGACTACATTAGGGATGTATTTGCTATGACTAATGAAGCAAAGACAAGAGGATATAAGAAGGGAAGATTTAGCTTTAATGTTAAAGGTGGAAGATGTGAAGCTTGTAGAGGTGACGGTATAGTTAAAATTGCAATGCATTTTTTACCTGATGTTTATGTTCCTTGTGATGTATGTAAGGGTAAAAGATATAGCAGAGAAACATTGGAGGTTAAATATAAGGGCAAAAGCATATCCGATGTTCTTGATATGACAGTAGAAGAGGCATTAAGCTTTTTTGAAAATATACCTAAGATAAAAAACAAGCTTCAGACAATGTATGATGTCGGACTTTCATATATTAAGCTTGGTCAGCCATCTACTGAGCTATCAGGTGGAGAAGCACAGAGAATTAAGCTTGCATTCGAACTTAGTAAGCGTGCTACAGGCAAAACACTTTATATGCTTGATGAACCAACAACGGGATTACATGTAGCAGATATACATAAGCTAATAGAAGTTATAAATAAGCTTGTTGAAACTGGCAATACTGTTTTAGTTATAGAGCATAATTTAGATGTTATAAAAGTGGCAGACTATATAATTGATTTAGGACCTGAAGGTGGAGACGGTGGAGGACAGGTAATAGCAACAGGCACACCAGAAGAAGTGACGAAAGTTAAAGAATCATATACGGGACAATATTTAAAGAAATATTTAAACTAA
- the uvrB gene encoding excinuclease ABC subunit UvrB, with translation MGKFKIHSEYKPTGDQPQAIDDLVKGINNNLKFQTLLGVTGSGKTFTMANIIEKVQKPTVVLAHNKTLAAQLCSEFKEFFPENAVEYFVSYYDYYQPEAYVPSSDTFIEKDSAINDEIDKLRHSATASLFERKDVIIVASVSCIYGLGSPIDYENLVISLRPGMQKDRDEVIKKLVEIQYKRNDISFTRGNFRVRGDVLEIFPASSSESAIRVEFFGDEIERITEINTITGEMLGRRNHISIFPASHYATTEENIKRAVVSVKEELKDRLKYFESENMLLEAQRIEQRTNYDLEMLEEMGYCNGIENYTRHINNLPEGARPFTLLDYLPKDFLMFIDESHVSVPQVRGMFNGDRARKQTLVNYGFRLPSALDNRPLKFDEFEQIIHQVVFVSATPGPFEKEHGQNVAEQIIRPTGLIDPPISVRPVSNQIDDLMKEIRAIVEKGERVLVTTLTKKMAEDLTFYFKNAGIKVRYLHSDIDTIERMEIIRDLRIGKFDVLVGINLLREGLDLPEVSLVAILDADKEGFLRSETSLIQTVGRAARNVNGRVIMYADKVTRSMNRAITETERRRKIQNEYNIEHGIIPKSIKKGVRDVIEATKVAEEKEDYKVNKKQDINVSELLIDLEKEMYKAAEDLEFERAAQIRDEIKKLEKQYNL, from the coding sequence ATGGGTAAATTTAAAATTCATTCTGAATATAAGCCTACAGGAGACCAACCACAGGCTATAGACGATTTAGTAAAGGGTATAAATAACAATTTAAAATTTCAAACGTTATTGGGTGTTACTGGCTCAGGAAAGACATTTACAATGGCAAATATCATCGAGAAAGTGCAAAAGCCTACTGTTGTTTTAGCACATAATAAAACTTTAGCAGCGCAACTATGCTCGGAGTTTAAAGAATTTTTTCCGGAAAATGCGGTAGAGTATTTTGTAAGCTATTATGATTACTATCAGCCAGAGGCATATGTGCCAAGTAGTGATACTTTTATAGAGAAAGATTCTGCTATAAATGATGAAATAGATAAGCTTAGACACTCTGCTACAGCTTCTCTTTTCGAAAGGAAAGACGTTATAATAGTAGCTAGTGTATCTTGTATATACGGGCTTGGTAGTCCAATTGATTATGAAAATTTAGTCATTTCTCTTAGACCAGGAATGCAAAAAGATAGAGATGAAGTTATCAAAAAACTCGTAGAAATTCAATATAAAAGAAACGATATTAGCTTTACTCGTGGTAATTTTAGAGTAAGGGGAGATGTTTTAGAGATATTTCCTGCATCATCTTCTGAAAGTGCTATAAGAGTTGAGTTTTTTGGTGATGAAATAGAAAGAATAACTGAAATTAACACTATTACAGGTGAAATGCTGGGTAGAAGAAATCATATTTCTATATTTCCGGCTTCACACTATGCAACTACTGAAGAAAATATAAAACGTGCAGTAGTTAGCGTTAAAGAAGAATTAAAGGATAGATTAAAATATTTTGAAAGTGAAAATATGCTTCTAGAAGCACAGCGTATAGAGCAAAGGACAAATTATGATTTGGAAATGCTAGAAGAAATGGGATATTGCAATGGTATAGAGAACTATACAAGACATATTAACAATTTACCAGAAGGGGCAAGACCATTTACTTTACTAGATTATTTACCAAAAGATTTTTTGATGTTTATAGATGAATCCCATGTTAGTGTTCCACAAGTTAGAGGAATGTTTAATGGTGATAGAGCGAGAAAGCAGACTTTAGTTAACTATGGTTTTAGATTGCCTTCAGCACTTGATAATAGACCTCTAAAATTTGATGAATTTGAACAGATCATACATCAAGTTGTATTTGTTAGCGCAACACCTGGACCATTCGAAAAAGAGCATGGTCAAAACGTTGCTGAGCAGATTATTAGACCAACTGGATTAATTGACCCACCTATATCAGTTAGACCAGTTAGTAATCAAATTGATGACTTAATGAAGGAAATACGAGCTATTGTTGAAAAAGGTGAAAGAGTTTTAGTTACAACACTAACTAAAAAAATGGCAGAGGATTTAACATTCTATTTTAAAAATGCTGGTATAAAAGTTCGGTACTTACATTCGGATATAGATACAATTGAAAGAATGGAAATTATTAGAGATTTAAGAATAGGTAAATTTGATGTATTGGTAGGAATAAATCTATTGAGAGAGGGATTAGATTTACCTGAGGTTTCACTCGTAGCAATTCTTGATGCAGATAAAGAAGGATTTTTGCGTTCTGAAACATCGTTGATTCAGACAGTTGGTAGAGCTGCTCGTAATGTTAATGGTAGAGTTATAATGTATGCTGATAAGGTTACTAGATCAATGAATAGAGCAATAACAGAAACGGAAAGAAGAAGAAAAATACAAAATGAATATAACATAGAGCATGGAATTATCCCTAAATCTATTAAAAAGGGAGTTCGTGATGTTATTGAAGCAACTAAGGTTGCAGAAGAAAAAGAAGATTATAAAGTTAATAAAAAACAAGATATAAATGTTTCAGAACTTCTAATAGATCTTGAAAAAGAAATGTATAAGGCTGCAGAAGATTTAGAATTCGAACGAGCAGCTCAAATTAGAGATGAAATTAAAAAATTAGAAAAGCAGTATAATCTATAA
- a CDS encoding DUF2975 domain-containing protein — protein sequence MYEIKPITKFTKILVNIILFLGIATTLAVPYIVPKAIKLYSLDKSLTIPTIITIFISGILAVYILNQIRIMINTIFKGNPFILDNVISFKKMGIAAFIIALIFTIKLLFWFTYATVIIVVVFIIAGLLSLTLKDIFKQAVKFKEDNDLTI from the coding sequence ATGTACGAAATCAAACCCATTACAAAATTCACAAAAATATTAGTAAACATTATTTTATTTTTAGGAATAGCCACAACTTTAGCTGTTCCATATATTGTTCCTAAGGCAATTAAACTTTACAGTTTAGATAAAAGTCTTACAATTCCAACTATTATAACTATATTTATCTCAGGAATACTTGCTGTATACATTTTAAACCAAATTAGAATTATGATTAATACAATTTTTAAGGGAAATCCTTTTATACTTGATAATGTCATTTCTTTTAAAAAAATGGGCATAGCTGCATTTATTATTGCTTTAATTTTTACTATTAAACTTCTTTTTTGGTTCACATATGCAACTGTTATTATAGTAGTAGTTTTTATAATTGCAGGTCTTCTAAGCTTAACTTTAAAGGATATATTTAAACAGGCAGTTAAATTTAAAGAAGACAACGACTTAACTATATAG
- a CDS encoding helix-turn-helix transcriptional regulator produces MRIIINLDVMMAKRKIGLLDLAKKIELTPANLSILKNNKAKAIRFSTLEKICKELKCQPGDIIEYSDEGDNDEFPN; encoded by the coding sequence ATGAGAATTATAATAAATTTAGACGTAATGATGGCTAAAAGGAAAATTGGACTTTTAGACTTAGCTAAGAAAATAGAATTAACACCAGCAAACTTATCAATACTTAAAAATAATAAAGCAAAGGCAATAAGATTTTCAACTCTTGAAAAAATTTGTAAGGAGTTAAAATGCCAACCTGGAGATATAATTGAATATTCAGATGAAGGTGATAATGATGAATTCCCTAACTAA
- a CDS encoding DUF4153 domain-containing protein → MMNSLTKTKLLIYSIISAISFPIFIMVQNLGIGIALFSILQFTMIYYLTKNEQVFKNKKGLLLFLPIFMLCLSFFTSDMFIFRFTNFIAIFVLYSAMVLMLSNDLNFRNKDYSFLANIIKTIFTPLCFFSIPFKWLSEKSKNNPNRKLALKVLLGIVISIPCITFLIFMLSSADIIFSEKTSQILNSFSNKLNPTTIIKIIIGFLAGLYLFGLFYNPFDKLNRKEAPKKLCENFTSEQNKINELKNIMGMNDEVSSKDINKGDFIVINIVLTSVLIVYTLFTFVQFKYLFSGKAIPYGFTYAEYARRGFFELLFLSIINIGLIYIITVISKFKDTLSHKNGFILSKGFLFYLCTITVVLLISSYYRMHLYNSAYGLTRLRILVLIFLVFEAAALIVLFYYIYKPNFNIIFVYTFMCLIFYLTVNLANIDYFIAKNNIDMYYEGNHEAKDLDTDYLFSLSADAAPQIARFLDDTNSKYYIEAKYYFERNFEECNELSNWQSFNLSRKRANDILFNKTN, encoded by the coding sequence ATGATGAATTCCCTAACTAAAACAAAGCTACTTATATACAGTATTATTTCAGCAATAAGTTTTCCTATATTTATTATGGTACAAAATTTAGGTATTGGAATTGCATTATTTTCAATATTACAATTTACTATGATATATTACTTAACAAAAAATGAACAAGTATTTAAAAATAAAAAAGGTTTACTGCTGTTCTTACCTATTTTTATGCTGTGTCTAAGCTTTTTTACCAGTGACATGTTTATTTTTAGATTTACTAATTTTATTGCTATATTTGTACTTTACAGCGCAATGGTTTTAATGTTGAGCAATGACTTGAATTTTAGAAACAAGGATTATTCTTTTCTAGCTAATATAATTAAAACCATATTTACGCCACTATGCTTTTTCAGTATTCCCTTTAAATGGCTTTCAGAAAAGTCCAAAAATAATCCAAATAGAAAGCTTGCTCTAAAAGTTTTGTTAGGTATAGTAATATCAATACCTTGTATAACATTTTTGATATTCATGCTTTCATCAGCGGATATTATATTTAGTGAAAAAACATCTCAAATTTTGAATAGTTTTAGTAATAAACTAAATCCTACTACTATAATAAAAATAATAATTGGATTTTTAGCAGGACTTTATTTGTTTGGATTGTTTTACAACCCGTTTGACAAACTTAATAGAAAAGAAGCTCCTAAAAAGCTTTGTGAGAACTTTACTTCTGAACAAAATAAAATTAATGAATTAAAAAATATTATGGGCATGAATGATGAAGTATCGTCTAAAGATATAAATAAAGGTGACTTTATAGTTATCAACATAGTTCTTACTTCTGTACTGATTGTATACACACTATTCACATTTGTGCAATTTAAATACTTATTTTCTGGTAAAGCTATACCTTATGGATTTACATATGCAGAATATGCAAGGCGTGGATTTTTCGAATTATTGTTTTTAAGTATTATAAATATTGGATTAATATATATAATAACTGTCATATCAAAGTTTAAAGATACACTTTCTCATAAAAATGGATTTATATTATCTAAAGGTTTTTTATTTTATTTATGCACAATAACTGTTGTTTTACTTATTTCATCTTATTATAGAATGCATTTATATAATAGTGCATATGGATTAACAAGACTTAGAATATTGGTTTTAATATTTTTAGTATTTGAAGCAGCAGCTTTGATTGTATTATTCTATTATATATATAAACCAAATTTTAATATAATATTTGTGTATACATTTATGTGTTTAATTTTTTACTTAACCGTTAATCTTGCTAATATTGACTATTTTATAGCGAAAAACAACATTGATATGTACTACGAAGGGAACCATGAAGCAAAAGACCTAGATACTGACTATTTGTTCAGTTTATCAGCAGATGCAGCTCCACAAATAGCAAGGTTTTTAGATGATACTAATAGTAAATACTATATAGAGGCTAAATATTATTTCGAAAGAAATTTTGAAGAATGTAATGAATTGTCGAACTGGCAAAGCTTCAATCTTTCAAGGAAAAGAGCAAATGATATACTTTTTAATAAAACAAATTAA
- a CDS encoding YfcE family phosphodiesterase, translating into MRILVLSDTHGNMDYTFLNKIKKHGKFDMLVHCGDCCKDVKSILKETNIDEYINVNGNCDIHNEANDSEKIIVDGKNIIITHGHIFGVKKNLEELKNYAEGENADIVFFGHTHKSFSQYFNNILYFNPGSACLPTYGTYSYGIVTIENGQVFDEIIEW; encoded by the coding sequence TTGAGAATTTTAGTATTAAGTGATACGCATGGAAATATGGACTATACATTTTTAAATAAAATTAAAAAGCATGGAAAATTTGATATGTTAGTTCATTGTGGGGATTGTTGCAAAGATGTAAAATCTATATTAAAAGAAACAAATATAGATGAATACATAAATGTAAATGGAAATTGTGATATCCATAATGAAGCAAATGATAGTGAAAAAATAATTGTGGATGGTAAAAATATCATTATAACTCATGGACATATATTCGGAGTTAAAAAAAACTTAGAAGAACTTAAAAATTATGCAGAGGGTGAAAATGCCGATATAGTATTTTTTGGACATACACATAAATCATTTTCACAGTATTTTAATAATATTTTATATTTTAATCCTGGAAGCGCATGCTTGCCAACATATGGAACATATAGTTATGGAATTGTAACTATAGAAAACGGTCAAGTTTTTGACGAAATAATTGAATGGTAA
- the rdgB gene encoding RdgB/HAM1 family non-canonical purine NTP pyrophosphatase, whose amino-acid sequence MSRKIILSSGNEHKVKEIKKILEEFNIEIITKNEIGLKDFDVVEDADTLEGNAFKKAEELSKLVDGIVLADDTGLFVDALDGEPGVFSARYAGEGSNDEKNRLLLLEKLKNVPMEKRTAYFKTVIALVLEDGSKYKTEGICNGRIAFEPNGNNGFGYDTLFIVEGLDKSFGEMTDKEKNSLSHRANALKNLKHILGELLN is encoded by the coding sequence ATGAGTAGGAAAATAATATTATCTAGTGGTAATGAACACAAGGTTAAAGAAATCAAAAAAATTTTAGAAGAGTTTAATATAGAGATTATTACAAAAAATGAAATTGGATTAAAGGATTTTGATGTAGTAGAAGATGCAGATACCTTGGAAGGTAATGCTTTTAAGAAGGCTGAAGAACTTTCAAAACTTGTAGATGGTATTGTTTTGGCAGATGATACTGGGTTGTTTGTAGATGCTCTTGACGGTGAGCCTGGAGTGTTCTCAGCTAGGTATGCAGGGGAAGGTTCAAATGATGAAAAAAACAGGTTGTTACTTTTAGAGAAATTAAAAAACGTTCCTATGGAGAAAAGAACGGCTTATTTTAAAACTGTTATAGCTTTAGTGTTAGAAGATGGTTCAAAGTATAAGACAGAGGGTATATGTAATGGTAGAATAGCATTTGAACCTAATGGAAATAACGGATTTGGTTATGATACATTATTTATTGTTGAAGGATTAGATAAATCCTTTGGTGAAATGACTGATAAAGAAAAAAATTCACTTAGTCACAGGGCAAATGCTCTTAAAAATTTAAAACATATTTTAGGAGAATTATTGAATTGA
- the rph gene encoding ribonuclease PH, with translation MVIVRERNLDDIRQVKITKDYIKHPDGSVLIEMGNTKVICTAMVEEKVPPFLKGAGKGWVSAEYSMLPGSTITRKIRDINRLKLDGRSQEIQRLIGRALRSVVNLEALGERTLWIDCDVIQADGGTRTASITGAFVAMVLAFSKLNKNGIIETIPVNSFLSAISVGVVNGKNMLDLCYTEDSNAQVDMNVVMTDKEEFVEIQGTGEESPFTHKQFSDLLDLACKGCKKLNAIQRDAIGKEICDKIGE, from the coding sequence ATGGTAATAGTAAGAGAAAGAAATTTAGATGATATAAGACAAGTTAAAATAACTAAAGATTATATAAAACACCCAGATGGTTCAGTACTTATAGAAATGGGTAATACTAAGGTTATATGTACTGCAATGGTAGAGGAAAAAGTACCACCGTTTTTAAAGGGTGCAGGCAAAGGTTGGGTATCAGCAGAATATTCAATGCTACCTGGCTCAACAATAACAAGAAAAATTAGAGATATAAATAGATTAAAGCTTGATGGAAGGTCACAAGAAATACAAAGACTTATAGGAAGAGCCTTAAGAAGTGTTGTTAATTTAGAGGCACTTGGAGAAAGAACATTGTGGATTGACTGCGATGTAATACAGGCAGATGGAGGAACAAGAACAGCTTCAATAACAGGTGCTTTTGTAGCAATGGTGCTTGCATTTAGCAAGCTTAATAAAAATGGAATAATAGAAACTATTCCTGTAAATTCTTTTTTATCAGCAATAAGTGTTGGTGTAGTAAATGGAAAAAATATGTTAGATTTATGTTATACAGAGGATAGCAATGCTCAAGTAGATATGAACGTTGTTATGACAGACAAAGAGGAATTTGTTGAAATTCAAGGTACAGGAGAAGAATCTCCATTTACGCATAAACAATTTTCAGATCTTTTAGATTTAGCGTGTAAAGGTTGTAAAAAGCTTAATGCAATACAAAGAGATGCAATAGGCAAAGAAATATGCGATAAAATAGGTGAATAA
- a CDS encoding endonuclease MutS2 produces MNEHIFEKLEYNKLKDKVKECCVSSLGRDLIDKLEPTGNIKTVQNRLNETTEARALLDYSGAVQLNGIVNIKEIITKVKKDMILDPEQLINVAAFLRGCGKIKTYMKDKEFYAPTLYSYSFNLEDLNYLEEEIELSIKNNRLSDDATTELKKIRRHIAQLESKIDEELNKFLKNPNNSNFIQDFFVTRRQGRLTVPIKSSYKNMVAGIVIESSGKTAFVEPNSVSKYTQKYTQLKIDESEEEYKILSNLTSHVYDNLYTFERNIEVMSHYDMVFAKGKYSKAIGGIAPKLNNYGYTKIVNGRHPLLEGNVVPLNVVIGDKYRSLVITGPNAGGKTIVLKTIGLLTLSMQSGFHIAVDDDTDMSVFDRVFADIGDDQSLENSLSTFSAHVKNLSYILRQTNKSTLLLFDEIGSGTEPNEGAALAIAILEEVYSKGAITVATTHYNEIKNFSSSHPDFENAAMRFNKDTLEPMYRMIIGKSGDSNALWISKKMGIYDDVLRKAEKYMKDKTYNLKIIDNGRKRIKKVKVIDEVKYNYETGDKVFINEINDSAIVYKEKDEYNNVVVFCNNEFKTYNVKQLKLQYARKELYPEDYDLNTLFSSYMERKVEKDIKRGSKKMLKRIHKYGYEKTINNKKH; encoded by the coding sequence ATGAACGAGCATATTTTTGAAAAATTGGAATATAACAAATTAAAAGATAAGGTAAAAGAGTGTTGCGTTAGTAGTTTGGGAAGGGATTTAATAGATAAACTAGAACCAACAGGCAATATTAAAACAGTTCAAAATAGACTGAATGAAACGACAGAAGCAAGAGCTTTACTGGATTATTCAGGTGCTGTACAACTAAACGGAATAGTAAATATAAAAGAAATAATAACTAAGGTTAAAAAAGATATGATTTTAGACCCTGAACAATTAATAAATGTAGCAGCATTTTTAAGAGGTTGCGGTAAGATTAAAACATATATGAAGGATAAAGAATTTTATGCACCGACTTTGTATAGCTATAGTTTTAATTTAGAGGATCTTAATTACTTAGAAGAAGAAATAGAATTAAGTATAAAAAACAATCGTTTAAGTGATGATGCAACGACAGAGTTAAAAAAAATAAGGAGGCACATAGCTCAGCTTGAAAGTAAAATAGATGAGGAACTTAATAAATTTTTGAAAAATCCAAATAATAGTAATTTTATTCAGGACTTTTTTGTAACACGAAGACAAGGAAGATTGACTGTTCCTATTAAATCATCTTATAAAAACATGGTAGCTGGCATAGTGATTGAAAGCAGTGGAAAGACTGCATTTGTTGAGCCGAATTCAGTAAGCAAATATACTCAAAAGTATACACAATTAAAAATTGATGAATCAGAGGAAGAATACAAAATACTGTCCAATTTGACTTCACATGTATATGATAATTTGTATACGTTTGAAAGAAATATTGAAGTTATGTCTCACTATGACATGGTGTTTGCTAAAGGTAAGTATAGTAAAGCAATTGGTGGAATAGCACCAAAATTAAATAATTATGGATATACAAAAATAGTAAATGGAAGGCATCCACTTTTAGAAGGCAATGTAGTACCACTAAATGTAGTTATAGGTGATAAATATAGGTCGCTTGTAATTACAGGACCAAATGCAGGTGGAAAGACTATAGTGCTTAAAACTATAGGATTACTAACACTTTCTATGCAATCGGGCTTTCATATAGCAGTTGACGATGATACAGATATGTCAGTTTTTGATAGAGTGTTTGCTGATATAGGCGATGACCAAAGCTTAGAAAATTCGCTAAGTACTTTCTCGGCGCATGTAAAAAATTTATCGTATATATTAAGACAAACCAATAAGTCAACACTTTTGTTATTTGATGAAATAGGTAGTGGAACTGAGCCAAATGAGGGTGCAGCACTTGCCATAGCAATACTCGAAGAAGTTTATAGCAAAGGGGCTATAACAGTTGCAACTACACATTACAATGAGATTAAAAACTTTTCTTCTAGTCATCCCGATTTTGAAAATGCAGCTATGAGATTCAACAAGGATACTTTGGAACCAATGTATCGAATGATTATAGGTAAATCGGGAGACAGTAATGCTTTATGGATATCTAAAAAAATGGGAATATACGATGACGTGCTAAGAAAAGCAGAGAAATATATGAAAGATAAAACATATAACCTTAAAATTATTGATAATGGAAGAAAAAGAATAAAAAAAGTAAAAGTAATTGATGAGGTTAAATATAATTATGAAACTGGAGATAAAGTTTTTATAAATGAAATAAATGATAGTGCTATAGTGTATAAAGAAAAGGATGAGTATAATAATGTAGTTGTATTCTGTAATAATGAATTTAAAACATATAATGTTAAGCAACTAAAATTGCAATATGCTAGAAAAGAACTGTATCCAGAAGATTATGATTTGAACACACTTTTCTCAAGCTATATGGAAAGAAAAGTTGAAAAGGATATAAAACGAGGTTCTAAAAAAATGTTAAAAAGAATTCATAAATATGGGTATGAGAAAACCATAAATAATAAAAAACATTAA